A DNA window from Pseudomonas tohonis contains the following coding sequences:
- a CDS encoding Bro-N domain-containing protein has protein sequence MHDAYTPITFQRHCHQLRAVMIDNRPWFVALDFALMIAAARPYRLTKRLYPHQFRFAYLRYSTGLCEEVELISEAGLYRALYRFGHPEHCALSQWLSDEVIPTLHDYHRDPQASPRRILMTWANQRIAALHWQSETWIARQDLPRFMAAHDDPRLGDGPSWKRFF, from the coding sequence ATGCATGACGCATATACCCCCATCACCTTCCAACGCCACTGCCATCAACTGCGCGCCGTTATGATCGACAACCGACCCTGGTTCGTCGCCCTCGACTTCGCCTTGATGATCGCCGCCGCCCGGCCGTATCGGCTAACCAAGCGCCTATACCCGCACCAGTTCCGCTTCGCCTACCTGCGCTACAGCACAGGCCTTTGCGAAGAAGTGGAACTGATCAGCGAAGCCGGCCTCTACCGCGCCCTCTACCGCTTCGGCCACCCCGAGCATTGCGCCCTCAGCCAGTGGCTCAGCGACGAAGTGATCCCCACCCTCCACGACTACCATCGCGACCCGCAAGCCAGTCCGCGACGCATTCTGATGACCTGGGCCAACCAGCGCATCGCCGCGCTGCACTGGCAAAGCGAAACCTGGATCGCCCGCCAGGACCTGCCGCGCTTCATGGCCGCGCACGATGACCCGCGGCTGGGGGATGGGCCGAGTTGGAAGCGGTTTTTCTAG
- a CDS encoding CAP domain-containing protein produces MRPLAALPIRAFTFLLGLLLATAASAGEEAMLVDAINAYRAQPQNCGNQPTVALTPLTNDPRLVLPTENGEAWRAALGQSGYRIGDVRTIRLSGPANAQAAFAAMQGYCDVLLNPQFVDVGVSQAGPVWRVTFARPLHSAAVTGGPSPVSALLEQVNAARAQPRLCGGEPFASAPPLTWNQALAAAATSHSQSMALNGFFAHQGTDGSAPADRARSAGYTGTRVAESIAAGMGSAASAVQGWLASPEECSRLMSPLFTDLGGAQSAAAKAGGVYWTLLLGAP; encoded by the coding sequence ATGCGCCCACTTGCTGCCTTGCCCATCCGCGCCTTCACCTTCCTGCTCGGCCTGCTGCTCGCCACCGCTGCTTCCGCTGGCGAGGAGGCCATGTTGGTGGATGCCATCAACGCCTACCGCGCCCAGCCGCAGAACTGCGGCAACCAGCCCACCGTTGCGCTTACGCCGCTGACCAACGACCCGCGCCTGGTGCTGCCGACCGAGAACGGCGAGGCCTGGCGCGCGGCGCTGGGGCAATCCGGTTACCGCATTGGCGATGTGCGCACCATCCGCCTTTCCGGCCCGGCCAATGCCCAGGCGGCGTTCGCGGCGATGCAGGGTTATTGCGATGTGCTGTTGAACCCGCAGTTCGTCGATGTAGGCGTGAGCCAGGCGGGGCCGGTGTGGCGGGTGACCTTCGCCCGGCCGTTGCATAGCGCGGCTGTGACCGGCGGGCCGTCGCCGGTGTCGGCGCTGCTGGAGCAGGTGAACGCGGCGCGCGCGCAGCCTCGCCTCTGCGGGGGCGAGCCTTTCGCCTCGGCACCGCCGCTGACATGGAACCAGGCGCTGGCTGCGGCGGCGACCTCGCACAGCCAGTCGATGGCGCTCAACGGTTTCTTCGCCCATCAGGGCACCGACGGCAGTGCGCCGGCGGATCGGGCGCGCAGTGCGGGCTATACGGGCACGCGGGTGGCGGAAAGCATCGCCGCCGGGATGGGCTCGGCGGCTAGCGCGGTGCAGGGCTGGCTGGCCAGCCCCGAGGAGTGTTCGCGCCTGATGAGTCCGCTGTTCACCGACCTGGGCGGCGCCCAGTCGGCGGCGGCGAAGGCGGGTGGGGTTTATTGGACGCTGTTGTTGGGCGCTCCGTAA
- a CDS encoding TetR/AcrR family transcriptional regulator, giving the protein MRKQPRQQRSQQMVADLVEACALVIARDGLARLSTNLIAAEAGVSVGSLYQYFASKEALVEALLDRMSQELAGVIRDNATTLLADDVHAAVERLLQAVFAFIDRNASLHLELARHWQDLRTLKVVDEMEQHLFDFCRLYLLRHLREIPIDNPLPTLYVVINSALMTIIRFMSHPHPPLTRSELIGALSDMFAAYMASLAKAK; this is encoded by the coding sequence ATGCGCAAGCAGCCTCGCCAACAACGCTCGCAACAGATGGTCGCCGACCTGGTGGAAGCCTGCGCCCTGGTCATCGCCCGCGACGGCCTGGCCCGCCTGAGCACCAACCTCATCGCCGCCGAGGCCGGGGTCAGTGTCGGTTCGCTCTACCAGTACTTCGCCAGCAAGGAAGCCCTGGTCGAGGCCCTGCTCGACCGCATGAGCCAGGAGCTGGCCGGCGTGATCCGCGACAACGCCACCACCTTGCTGGCGGACGACGTACACGCCGCCGTGGAGCGCCTGCTGCAGGCGGTATTCGCATTCATCGACCGCAACGCCAGCCTGCACCTCGAACTGGCGCGCCACTGGCAGGACTTGCGCACCTTGAAGGTGGTCGACGAGATGGAACAGCACCTGTTCGACTTCTGCCGCCTCTACCTGCTGCGCCACCTGCGGGAAATCCCCATCGACAACCCGCTGCCCACGCTCTACGTCGTCATCAACAGCGCGCTGATGACCATCATCCGCTTCATGAGCCACCCCCATCCGCCGCTCACGCGCAGCGAACTGATCGGCGCCTTGAGCGACATGTTCGCGGCCTATATGGCAAGCCTGGCCAAGGCGAAGTAA
- a CDS encoding oxygenase MpaB family protein, which produces MHAFEPAQPAQPSPLGPDSLTWRYFGDLRGLLLIGRTGILQNMHPGLAAGVLQHSDLFANPWNRLLRSIPPILGVVYDGAQAAGTALQVRAFHRDIKGQDGQGRPYHALSPELFYWAHATFFEAQIAVQQWLGTPLDEGQCERLYQESVHWYALYGLPMGQVPASYAAFRVYWQQMLEQRLQATEITIWYFGPTARLPAPYPWMRGPLWWCLQPLLVGGVRWVARGTLPPVLRERLGLRWTAWDQRRLRLLAGFLRLVWRVLPGEWGYFPRARRAIRRARMAASGAHQARQA; this is translated from the coding sequence ATGCACGCATTTGAACCCGCTCAACCCGCCCAGCCGAGTCCGCTGGGGCCGGACTCACTCACCTGGCGCTACTTCGGCGACCTGCGCGGCCTGCTGCTGATCGGGCGCACGGGCATCCTGCAGAACATGCACCCGGGCCTGGCGGCCGGCGTGCTGCAGCACTCCGACCTGTTCGCCAACCCCTGGAACCGTTTGCTGCGCTCCATCCCGCCCATCCTGGGCGTGGTCTACGACGGCGCCCAGGCGGCCGGCACCGCCTTGCAGGTGCGTGCCTTCCATCGCGATATCAAGGGGCAGGACGGGCAGGGGCGCCCCTACCACGCCCTCAGCCCCGAGCTGTTCTATTGGGCCCACGCCACCTTCTTCGAGGCGCAGATCGCTGTGCAGCAATGGCTCGGTACGCCCCTGGACGAAGGGCAATGCGAGCGCCTCTACCAGGAATCCGTCCACTGGTATGCACTCTATGGATTGCCGATGGGGCAGGTGCCGGCGAGCTACGCCGCATTCCGGGTGTACTGGCAGCAGATGCTGGAGCAGCGCCTCCAGGCGACGGAGATCACCATCTGGTACTTCGGCCCGACCGCACGCCTGCCGGCGCCCTATCCCTGGATGCGCGGCCCGTTGTGGTGGTGCCTGCAACCCCTGCTGGTGGGCGGCGTGCGCTGGGTGGCGCGGGGCACCTTGCCGCCCGTGCTGCGGGAGCGGCTGGGGCTGCGGTGGACGGCGTGGGACCAGCGCCGGTTGCGCTTGCTCGCCGGTTTCCTGCGGTTGGTCTGGCGTGTGTTGCCTGGGGAGTGGGGCTATTTCCCCCGGGCGCGGAGGGCGATACGGCGTGCGCGGATGGCCGCCAGCGGAGCGCACCAGGCCCGCCAGGCTTGA
- a CDS encoding peptidase U32 family protein, with the protein MSLPKHHLELLSPARDVHIAREAILHGADAVYIGGPSFGARHNACNEVADIAQLVEFARRFHARVFVTINTILHDDELEPARTLIHQLYDAGVDALIVQDMGVMELDIPPIELHASTQTDIRTLERAKFLDQAGFSQLVLARELDLKQIRAIADETDAAIEFFIHGALCVAFSGQCNISHAQTGRSANRGDCSQACRLPYTLKDDQGRVVAFEKHLLSMKDNNQSANLSALVDAGVRSFKIEGRYKDMGYVKNITAYYRQRLDGILENRPDLARASSGRTDHFFVPDPDKTFHRGSTDYFVTDRKIDIGAFDSPTFTGLLVGNVEKVNKRDLLVVTQEPLSNGDGLNVLVKREVVGFRANIAEPKGEFEEDGQKRYRYRVEPNEMPEGLFRLRPNHPLSRNLDHNWQQALQKTSSERRVGLSWVAKLREERLELTATSEEGVSASVALDGPFGAANKPEQALEQLHDLLGQLGTTMYHADAVELDAPQAFFIPNSQLKALRREAIEALTAARVAAHPRGGRKPVAVPPPVYPEAHLSFLYNVYNQKARDFYHRYGVQLIDAAYEAHEEAGEVPVMITKHCLRFSFNLCPKQAKGVTGVRTKVAPMQLVHGDEVLTLKFDCKPCEMHVIGKMKGHILDLPQPGSAAAQVVGHISPDDLMKTIRNRAPH; encoded by the coding sequence ATGTCCCTACCCAAACACCACCTCGAACTGCTCAGCCCTGCCCGCGATGTGCACATCGCCCGCGAGGCCATCCTGCATGGGGCCGATGCCGTCTATATCGGCGGGCCGAGCTTCGGCGCGCGGCACAACGCCTGCAACGAGGTGGCCGATATCGCCCAACTGGTGGAGTTCGCCCGCCGCTTCCACGCCCGCGTGTTCGTCACCATCAACACCATCCTCCACGATGACGAGCTGGAGCCGGCGCGCACGCTGATCCACCAGCTGTACGACGCCGGCGTCGACGCGCTGATCGTCCAGGACATGGGCGTGATGGAACTGGACATCCCGCCGATCGAGCTGCACGCCAGCACCCAGACCGACATCCGCACCCTGGAGCGGGCCAAGTTCCTCGACCAGGCCGGCTTCTCCCAGCTGGTGCTGGCCCGCGAGCTGGACCTCAAGCAGATCCGCGCCATCGCCGACGAGACCGACGCCGCCATCGAATTCTTCATCCACGGTGCGCTGTGCGTGGCCTTCTCCGGCCAGTGCAACATCTCCCACGCCCAGACCGGCCGCAGCGCCAACCGGGGCGACTGCTCCCAGGCCTGCCGCCTGCCCTACACCCTGAAGGACGACCAGGGCCGCGTCGTCGCCTTCGAAAAACACCTGCTGTCGATGAAGGACAACAACCAGAGCGCCAACCTCAGCGCCCTGGTGGATGCCGGCGTGCGCTCCTTCAAGATCGAAGGGCGCTACAAGGACATGGGCTACGTGAAGAACATCACCGCCTACTACCGCCAGCGCCTGGACGGCATCCTCGAGAACCGCCCGGACCTCGCCCGCGCCTCCAGCGGTCGTACCGACCACTTCTTCGTGCCCGACCCGGACAAGACCTTCCACCGTGGCAGCACCGACTACTTCGTCACCGACCGCAAGATCGACATCGGCGCCTTCGACTCGCCCACCTTCACCGGCCTGCTAGTGGGGAACGTGGAGAAGGTCAACAAGCGCGACCTGCTGGTGGTGACCCAGGAGCCCCTGTCCAACGGCGACGGCCTCAACGTGCTGGTCAAGCGCGAGGTGGTGGGCTTCCGCGCCAACATCGCCGAGCCGAAAGGCGAGTTCGAGGAAGACGGCCAGAAGCGCTACCGCTACCGCGTCGAGCCCAACGAAATGCCCGAGGGGCTGTTCCGCCTGCGCCCCAACCACCCGCTCTCGCGCAACCTCGACCACAACTGGCAACAGGCCCTGCAGAAGACCTCTTCCGAGCGCCGCGTCGGCCTCTCCTGGGTCGCCAAGCTGCGTGAAGAGCGCCTGGAACTGACCGCCACCAGCGAGGAAGGCGTCAGCGCCAGCGTCGCCCTGGACGGCCCCTTCGGCGCCGCCAACAAGCCCGAACAGGCCCTCGAACAGCTGCACGACCTGCTCGGCCAGCTGGGCACCACGATGTACCACGCCGACGCCGTGGAGCTGGACGCGCCCCAGGCCTTCTTCATCCCCAACTCCCAGCTCAAGGCCCTGCGCCGCGAAGCCATCGAGGCGCTGACCGCAGCCCGCGTCGCCGCCCACCCGCGCGGTGGCCGCAAGCCCGTCGCCGTGCCGCCGCCGGTGTACCCGGAGGCGCACCTGTCGTTCCTCTACAACGTCTACAACCAGAAGGCGCGGGACTTCTACCACCGCTACGGCGTGCAACTGATCGACGCGGCCTACGAGGCCCACGAGGAAGCCGGCGAAGTGCCGGTGATGATCACCAAGCACTGCCTGCGCTTCTCCTTCAACCTCTGCCCCAAGCAGGCCAAGGGCGTGACCGGCGTGCGCACCAAGGTCGCACCGATGCAGCTGGTGCACGGCGATGAAGTGCTGACCCTGAAGTTCGACTGCAAGCCCTGCGAAATGCACGTCATCGGCAAGATGAAGGGCCACATCCTCGACCTGCCGCAACCTGGCAGCGCCGCGGCCCAGGTGGTCGGCCACATCAGCCCCGACGACCTGATGAAAACCATCCGCAACCGCGCACCGCACTAA
- a CDS encoding DUF488 family protein produces the protein MNIYTAGYEGLSIDAFIARLQEAGIDKVLDVREYPLSRKPGFSKKAFAECLAKAGIAYEHEPALGCPKPVRKRYKEDGDWAAYERGFNAYIKTQDERLHGLLADAASERICMVCYEADARFCHRNLIAQRAHSLDSALQAVHLPLKATAVADLFPAVA, from the coding sequence ATGAATATCTACACAGCGGGTTATGAAGGCCTCTCCATCGACGCCTTCATCGCACGCCTGCAAGAAGCCGGGATCGACAAGGTCCTCGACGTTCGTGAATACCCCCTCTCGCGCAAGCCTGGCTTCTCCAAGAAAGCCTTCGCCGAATGCCTGGCAAAAGCAGGTATCGCCTACGAGCACGAGCCCGCCCTCGGCTGCCCCAAACCGGTACGCAAGCGCTACAAGGAAGACGGTGACTGGGCCGCCTACGAACGCGGCTTCAACGCCTACATCAAGACCCAGGATGAACGGCTCCATGGCTTGCTGGCCGACGCAGCCAGTGAGCGGATCTGCATGGTCTGCTACGAAGCGGACGCCCGGTTCTGCCACCGCAACCTGATCGCCCAGCGAGCCCACAGCCTGGACAGCGCCCTGCAGGCCGTTCACCTCCCCCTCAAAGCAACGGCAGTTGCAGACCTATTCCCGGCTGTAGCCTAG
- a CDS encoding GNAT family N-acetyltransferase, whose protein sequence is MQYLIRTATADDAAAISQVVITALAESNARDYPPAVIASAQANFGPEQVQALMAVREVLVAEEQGCVIGTASLDGDVVRTVFVVPGAQGRGVGRRLMERVEALARERGVRLLRVPSSITAEGFYAGLGFRFVQEIIRGEERTIVMERSLA, encoded by the coding sequence ATGCAATACCTGATCAGAACGGCCACGGCCGACGACGCAGCGGCCATCAGCCAGGTGGTGATCACGGCGCTGGCCGAGAGCAACGCCCGTGACTACCCGCCGGCGGTGATCGCCTCGGCGCAGGCGAACTTCGGCCCGGAGCAGGTGCAGGCCCTGATGGCGGTGCGCGAGGTGCTGGTGGCCGAGGAGCAGGGCTGCGTGATCGGCACCGCCAGCCTGGATGGGGACGTGGTGCGTACGGTCTTCGTCGTGCCGGGCGCGCAGGGGCGGGGCGTCGGCCGGCGGCTGATGGAGCGGGTCGAGGCGCTGGCCCGCGAGCGCGGCGTCAGGTTGTTGCGGGTGCCTTCGTCGATCACCGCCGAAGGCTTCTATGCGGGGTTGGGGTTCCGCTTCGTGCAGGAAATCATCCGGGGCGAGGAGCGCACCATCGTGATGGAGCGCTCGCTCGCCTGA
- a CDS encoding FMN-binding glutamate synthase family protein, with amino-acid sequence MSLSLLSRYAFFAFCVLFTLATLPFIEHEWLWPFTLVTGVLSLVGLLDLLQTPHAVRRNYPILGNIRYLVEGIRPEIRQYLLEADGDKLPFSRAQRSLVYARAKNEGADKPFGTLMDVYQAGFEFIGHSMRPAPLSDPSAFRVEIGGPQCRQPYSASIFNISAMSFGSLSANAIRALNQGAKLGGFYHDTGEGSISPYHREHGGDLVWELGSGYFGCRTAAGLFDPERFADQAQNPQVRMIEIKLSQGAKPGHGGILPKHKVTKEISETRGVMMGEDCISPSRHSAFSTPIEMMQFIAQLRELSGGKPVGFKFCLGHPWEFMGIAKAMLATGIYPDFIVVDGKEGGTGAAPLEFTDHIGVPLREGLLFVHNVLVGLNLRDKIKLGASGKIVSAFDIASVLSIGADWANSARGFMFAIGCIQSQSCHTNKCPTGVATQDALRQRALVVPDKAQRVHSFHRNTLKALAEMLAAAGLDHPAQLEPRHLVRRVSDSEIRLFSQLHVFLKPGDLLKETIEADFYGRMWEMARADSFEAACGW; translated from the coding sequence ATGAGCCTGTCGCTTCTCAGCCGCTACGCGTTCTTCGCCTTCTGCGTGCTCTTCACCCTCGCCACCCTGCCCTTCATCGAGCACGAGTGGCTCTGGCCCTTCACCCTGGTCACCGGCGTGCTGTCGCTGGTCGGCCTCCTCGACCTGCTGCAGACGCCCCACGCGGTGCGGCGCAACTACCCGATCCTGGGCAACATCCGCTACCTGGTGGAAGGCATCCGCCCGGAAATCCGCCAATACCTGCTGGAAGCCGACGGCGACAAGCTGCCCTTCTCCCGCGCCCAGCGCTCGCTGGTCTACGCGCGGGCCAAGAACGAGGGGGCCGACAAGCCCTTCGGCACGCTGATGGACGTCTACCAGGCGGGCTTCGAATTCATCGGCCACTCCATGCGCCCGGCACCGCTGAGCGACCCGTCGGCCTTCCGCGTGGAAATCGGCGGGCCGCAGTGCAGGCAGCCCTACTCGGCGTCGATCTTCAACATCTCGGCCATGAGCTTCGGCTCCCTCAGCGCCAACGCCATCCGCGCCCTCAACCAGGGCGCCAAGCTCGGCGGCTTCTACCACGACACCGGCGAGGGCAGCATCAGCCCCTACCACCGCGAGCACGGCGGCGACCTGGTGTGGGAGCTGGGCAGCGGCTACTTCGGCTGCCGCACCGCCGCCGGCCTGTTCGACCCGGAGCGCTTCGCCGACCAGGCGCAGAACCCGCAGGTGCGGATGATCGAGATCAAGCTCAGCCAGGGCGCCAAGCCGGGCCACGGCGGCATCCTGCCCAAGCACAAGGTGACGAAGGAAATCTCCGAGACCCGTGGCGTGATGATGGGCGAGGACTGCATCTCCCCCTCGCGCCACAGCGCCTTCTCCACGCCCATCGAGATGATGCAGTTCATCGCCCAGCTGCGTGAGCTGTCCGGCGGCAAGCCGGTGGGCTTCAAGTTCTGCCTGGGCCACCCGTGGGAATTCATGGGCATCGCCAAGGCCATGCTGGCCACCGGCATCTACCCCGACTTCATCGTCGTCGACGGCAAGGAAGGCGGCACCGGCGCAGCCCCCCTGGAGTTCACCGACCATATCGGCGTGCCCCTGCGCGAGGGCCTGCTGTTCGTGCACAACGTGCTGGTGGGGCTGAACCTGCGCGACAAGATCAAGCTCGGCGCCAGCGGCAAGATCGTCAGCGCCTTCGACATCGCCAGCGTGCTCTCCATCGGCGCCGACTGGGCCAACTCCGCGCGCGGCTTCATGTTCGCCATCGGCTGCATCCAGTCGCAGAGCTGCCACACCAACAAGTGCCCCACCGGCGTCGCCACCCAGGACGCCCTGCGCCAGCGCGCCCTGGTGGTGCCGGACAAGGCCCAGCGCGTACACAGCTTCCACCGCAACACCCTCAAGGCCCTGGCAGAGATGCTCGCCGCCGCCGGCCTCGACCACCCGGCGCAGCTGGAGCCGCGCCACCTGGTGCGCCGCGTCTCCGACAGCGAGATCCGCCTGTTCTCCCAGCTCCACGTGTTCCTCAAGCCGGGCGACCTGCTCAAGGAGACGATCGAGGCCGACTTCTACGGCCGCATGTGGGAAATGGCCCGGGCCGACAGCTTCGAGGCCGCCTGCGGCTGGTAG
- a CDS encoding substrate-binding periplasmic protein — protein sequence MSRFRVLLLICLLALARPLFAEGHIRIAIGEWPPLISASQPGNGVIPTLISEAFATQGITVEYGFFPWKRAFEEVRQGRWQASAVWGRSPEREACCLFSERVYSDEVVLFYNRAKPVHWDGSAVGVEQLRGLTIGLPLGSAKTPLLEEAERRGLLKYEAGGDETGNLRKLAAGRIDAVDMVKGTGQWLISQRLDADEAARLATTAPLQRWDYHLLFASQPADNRRYLEAFDKGLATLRANGREAELWRRFLAAPR from the coding sequence ATGTCCCGATTCCGGGTCCTGCTGCTCATCTGCCTCCTCGCCCTCGCCCGCCCGCTCTTCGCCGAGGGGCACATCCGCATCGCCATCGGCGAATGGCCACCCCTGATCAGCGCCTCGCAACCCGGCAACGGCGTGATCCCCACCCTCATCAGCGAAGCCTTCGCCACCCAGGGCATCACCGTGGAATACGGCTTCTTCCCCTGGAAGCGCGCCTTCGAAGAGGTGCGCCAGGGCCGCTGGCAGGCCTCGGCGGTGTGGGGCCGCAGCCCCGAGCGCGAAGCCTGCTGCCTGTTTTCCGAGCGGGTCTACAGCGACGAGGTGGTGCTCTTCTACAACCGCGCCAAGCCGGTGCACTGGGACGGCTCCGCCGTCGGCGTCGAGCAACTGCGCGGGCTGACCATCGGCCTGCCCCTGGGCTCGGCGAAGACCCCGCTGCTGGAGGAAGCCGAGCGGCGCGGCCTGCTGAAATACGAAGCCGGCGGCGACGAGACCGGCAACCTGCGCAAGCTGGCCGCCGGGCGCATCGACGCGGTGGACATGGTCAAGGGCACCGGGCAATGGCTGATCAGCCAGCGCCTGGACGCGGACGAAGCCGCGCGCCTGGCCACCACCGCCCCCTTGCAGCGCTGGGACTACCACCTGCTCTTCGCCAGCCAGCCGGCCGATAACCGCCGCTACCTCGAAGCCTTCGACAAGGGCCTGGCCACGCTGCGCGCCAATGGGCGGGAAGCCGAACTGTGGCGGCGCTTCCTCGCCGCGCCGCGCTAG
- a CDS encoding periplasmic heavy metal sensor yields the protein MNRTWLLGGALLLSLAGNAFLGGWLIARPAPGDSGFQGQPMRQLIARVRELPAEQRGEVRAVIRQHAPQLRDLAQANRDNRQQLLDELAREPLDAAAVERRFAQQREATATLQRAAQAMLLEIAGKLPVEQRRRFFDRPQAFGAP from the coding sequence ATGAACAGGACCTGGCTGCTCGGCGGCGCCCTGCTGCTCTCCCTGGCCGGCAATGCCTTTCTCGGCGGCTGGCTGATCGCCCGCCCGGCACCGGGCGACTCCGGCTTCCAGGGCCAGCCCATGCGCCAACTGATCGCACGGGTGCGGGAGCTGCCCGCCGAGCAACGCGGCGAGGTGCGCGCGGTGATCCGCCAGCACGCCCCGCAGTTGCGCGACCTGGCCCAGGCCAACCGCGACAACCGCCAGCAACTGCTCGATGAACTGGCCCGCGAGCCCCTGGACGCCGCCGCCGTCGAACGGCGCTTCGCCCAGCAGCGCGAGGCCACGGCAACGCTGCAGCGCGCGGCCCAGGCGATGCTGCTGGAGATCGCCGGCAAGCTGCCCGTGGAGCAGCGCCGCCGCTTCTTCGACCGCCCGCAGGCCTTCGGCGCCCCGTGA
- a CDS encoding sigma-70 family RNA polymerase sigma factor: MQLDDERLMAAVAEGDERAFAILVQRHLPRAYAIARRVLPEQADAEDAAQEAFTRIWTHAADWQPGRALFTTWLQRILVNQCLDQLRRRKRRPEQDIDALLEELLDPDADTAAQVQRAREAAEVQRVVQRLPDKQRMAVVLCYFEEHSNPQAAALMGLHLKALEGLLGRARAQLRRWLPASPANRPTEEHDDER, from the coding sequence ATGCAGCTCGACGACGAACGCCTGATGGCCGCCGTGGCCGAAGGTGACGAACGCGCCTTCGCCATCCTGGTGCAACGCCACCTGCCGCGCGCCTATGCCATCGCCCGGCGCGTGCTGCCCGAGCAGGCCGACGCCGAGGACGCCGCCCAGGAAGCCTTCACCCGCATCTGGACCCACGCCGCCGACTGGCAACCGGGCCGGGCGCTGTTCACCACCTGGCTGCAGCGCATCCTGGTCAACCAGTGCCTGGACCAGCTGCGCCGCCGCAAGCGCCGCCCCGAGCAGGACATCGACGCCCTGCTGGAAGAGCTGCTCGACCCCGACGCCGACACCGCCGCGCAGGTGCAGCGCGCCCGCGAGGCCGCCGAGGTCCAGCGGGTGGTGCAGCGGCTGCCGGACAAACAGCGCATGGCCGTGGTGCTCTGCTACTTCGAGGAGCACAGCAACCCCCAGGCCGCCGCACTCATGGGACTCCACCTCAAGGCCCTGGAAGGCCTGCTGGGCCGGGCCCGCGCGCAATTGCGCCGCTGGTTGCCCGCAAGCCCGGCCAACCGCCCCACCGAGGAGCACGACGATGAACGATGA
- a CDS encoding LysR family transcriptional regulator, whose product MDILFNMRAFVCVAETGSFTAAAARLDLTTSYVSRAVATLETHLRTRLLHRTTRRIALTEAGQRYLLRCEQILGYIEEAEAEASEAHARPAGNLKVHAMTGIGQHYLIKAIAQYSETYPDVSFDLTLANRTTDILDEGYDISVVIAQELPDSGFISKQLGTTYSVLCASPAYIARHGAPRQPSDLTQHRCLRLVNSVMALDKWLFEGPDGQQMISINHTPFQVNTADAMTEALMAGMGIGVLPVYSAVKGLADGSLVRVLPRHSLFPLGIYALYPSRQFLDAKIRTWVEFLRDFLPDRLKADDAVITACSNALPPQP is encoded by the coding sequence ATGGACATCCTCTTCAACATGCGCGCCTTCGTCTGCGTGGCCGAAACCGGCAGCTTCACCGCGGCGGCGGCCCGCCTCGACCTGACCACCTCCTACGTGTCGCGCGCCGTGGCCACCCTGGAAACCCACCTGCGCACCCGCCTGCTGCACCGCACCACCCGCCGCATCGCCCTCACCGAAGCCGGCCAGCGCTACCTGCTGCGCTGCGAGCAGATCCTCGGTTACATCGAGGAGGCCGAGGCCGAGGCCAGCGAGGCCCACGCACGCCCCGCCGGCAACCTCAAGGTCCACGCCATGACCGGCATCGGCCAGCACTACCTGATCAAGGCCATCGCCCAGTACAGCGAGACCTACCCGGACGTGAGCTTCGACCTGACCCTGGCCAACCGCACCACCGACATCCTCGACGAGGGCTACGACATCTCGGTGGTGATCGCCCAGGAGCTGCCCGACTCGGGGTTCATCTCCAAGCAGCTGGGCACCACCTACAGCGTGCTCTGCGCCTCCCCCGCCTACATCGCCAGGCACGGCGCCCCGCGCCAGCCATCCGACCTCACCCAGCACCGCTGCCTGCGCCTGGTGAACTCGGTGATGGCGCTGGACAAGTGGCTGTTCGAGGGCCCGGACGGGCAGCAGATGATCTCCATCAACCACACCCCCTTCCAGGTCAACACCGCCGACGCCATGACCGAGGCGCTGATGGCCGGCATGGGCATCGGCGTGCTGCCGGTGTACTCCGCCGTGAAGGGCCTGGCCGACGGCAGCCTGGTGCGGGTGCTGCCGCGCCACAGCCTGTTCCCCCTGGGCATCTATGCGCTCTACCCGTCGCGGCAGTTCCTCGACGCGAAGATCCGCACCTGGGTGGAATTCCTCCGCGACTTCCTGCCCGACCGCCTCAAGGCCGACGACGCCGTGATCACCGCCTGCAGCAACGCCCTGCCACCGCAGCCGTAG